The following proteins are co-located in the Canis aureus isolate CA01 chromosome X, VMU_Caureus_v.1.0, whole genome shotgun sequence genome:
- the COX7B gene encoding cytochrome c oxidase subunit 7B, mitochondrial, with product MFPVARNALSRLRVQSIPQTMARQSHQKRAPDFHDKYGNAVLASGATFCIAVWAYTATQIGIEWNLSPVGRVTPKEWRDQ from the exons ATGTTTCCCGTGGCCAGAAACGCTCTAAGTCGTCTCCGAG ttcaaagcATTCCACAAACAATGGCAAGGCAGAGTCACCAGAAACGGGCACCTGATTTCCATGATAAATATGGTAATGCTGTATTAGCTAGCGGAGCCACTTTCTGTATTGCTGTATGGGCATAT ACAGCAACACAAATTGGAATAGAATGGAACCTGTCCCCTGTTGGCAGAGTCACCCCAAAGGAATGGAGGGATCAGTAA